The following coding sequences lie in one Ostrea edulis chromosome 8, xbOstEdul1.1, whole genome shotgun sequence genomic window:
- the LOC130049207 gene encoding G-protein coupled receptor GRL101-like codes for MMVFLITIDRFIAVKYPFSKLRFSVKTASILSCVAWVFSLLLSLIPLLPVPGFEYFYAQSGICISLPLSVVRRSGWEYSMVIFVGLNFLLFLGILVGQISVFVEVLRSGRNVRSSRSMQREKALAVTVLSVVLTDILCWIPIGTIGMLTFFGVSIASDVYAWILVVVLPINSALNPLLYTLTTVIRRMRRRESDIVSQLKQQLTYWKTKHGYPSDATVPEIQERNLPQDCPQNPGIMNT; via the exons ATGATGGTATTTCTCATCACAATTGATAGGTTCATCGCAGTAAAATATCCCTTCTCAAAACTACGGTTCAGCGTAAAGACCGCTTCCATCCTATCTTGTGTAGCCTGGGTGTTTTCACTTCTTCTGTCCTTGATTCCATTGCTTCCTGTTCCgggttttgaatatttttacgCTCAATCTGGAATCTGCATTTCTCTCCCCCTATCTGTAGTAAGGAGGTCAGGCTGGGAATATTCCATGGTTATATTCGTTGGCCTTAATTTCCTTCTGTTCCTTGGAATTCTGGTCGGGCAAATTAGCGTCTTTGTAGAAGTTCTGCGATCGGGGAGAAATGTGAGATCCAGTAGATCGATGCAAAGGGAGAAAGCTCTGGCTGTGACAGTGCTCAGTGTTGTACTGACCGACATTTTATGCTGGATCCCAATAGGAACAATTG GCATGTTGACCTTCTTTGGTGTGTCAATCGCCTCGGACGTGTACGCCTGGATCCTTGTGGTGGTTTTACCAATCAACTCCGCCCTCAATCCACTGCTCTACACCTTAACAACAGTTATCAGAAGAATG AGAAGGCGGGAGTCAGATATAGTATCCCAGCTAAAGCAACAACTGACATATTGGAAG ACAAAACACGGTTATCCGTCAGATGCCACCGTGCCGGAAATACAAGAAAGAAATCTCCCCCAGGACTGTCCTCAGAATCCAGGGATAATGAACACGTGA